The proteins below come from a single Saccharophagus degradans 2-40 genomic window:
- the serA gene encoding phosphoglycerate dehydrogenase gives MTDSKTSLNKDKIKFLLLEGVHQSAVDSLKNAGYTNIEYHKAALNEDELIEAIKDAHFVGLRSRTQLTRKVFENAPKLVAAGCFCIGTNQVDLQAATEHGVAVFNAPYSNTRSVAELVIAEAILLLRGIPAKNAGCHRGEWQKSAEGSFEIRGKTLGIIGYGSIGSQMSVLAESLGMRVFFYDVINRLPLGNAVQCKSLNELLAKSDVVSLHVPETGATKNMIGEREINAMKKGAILLNASRGTVVDIDALAAAMESGHIAGCAIDVFPVEPKGNNEEFQSPLRAFDNAILTPHIGGSTMEAQENIGFEVAEKLVKYSDNGTTITSVNFPEVALPSHDKVHRLLHVHKNVPGVLTAINKIFSESDINICGQYLQTNDKLGYVILDVDRAYSEMALEQLRKVTGTIRCRVLF, from the coding sequence ATGACCGATAGCAAAACCTCGCTAAACAAAGACAAAATTAAATTTCTACTGCTGGAAGGCGTACACCAGTCCGCTGTAGACAGTTTGAAAAACGCCGGCTACACCAATATTGAGTACCACAAAGCGGCATTGAACGAAGACGAGCTAATAGAAGCAATAAAAGATGCACACTTTGTTGGCTTGCGTTCACGCACCCAGTTAACCCGCAAGGTATTTGAAAACGCGCCGAAATTAGTTGCTGCAGGTTGTTTCTGTATTGGTACCAACCAAGTAGACCTACAAGCCGCCACCGAGCACGGCGTAGCCGTATTTAACGCCCCCTACTCCAACACCCGCAGCGTGGCAGAACTGGTTATTGCTGAAGCAATTTTATTATTGCGCGGTATTCCGGCTAAAAATGCTGGCTGTCACCGCGGTGAATGGCAAAAAAGTGCCGAGGGCTCTTTCGAGATTCGCGGCAAAACCTTGGGCATTATTGGTTACGGCTCTATTGGTAGCCAAATGAGCGTACTGGCCGAATCTTTGGGTATGCGCGTATTTTTCTACGATGTTATCAACCGTTTGCCATTGGGCAACGCCGTACAGTGCAAATCGTTAAACGAACTGTTGGCCAAATCAGATGTTGTTAGCTTGCATGTACCCGAAACCGGCGCCACTAAAAACATGATTGGCGAGCGCGAAATTAACGCCATGAAGAAAGGCGCTATTTTACTTAACGCCTCACGCGGTACCGTTGTAGATATCGATGCCTTAGCTGCAGCCATGGAGAGCGGCCACATCGCAGGTTGCGCCATTGACGTATTCCCCGTTGAACCAAAAGGTAACAACGAAGAATTCCAAAGCCCATTGCGCGCGTTCGACAACGCTATTCTTACGCCGCACATTGGTGGCTCCACCATGGAAGCACAAGAGAACATTGGCTTTGAAGTAGCAGAAAAACTGGTAAAATACTCCGACAATGGCACCACCATCACCTCTGTAAACTTCCCAGAAGTAGCCTTGCCTTCGCACGACAAGGTGCACCGCTTGCTGCACGTACACAAAAACGTACCGGGTGTACTTACCGCGATTAACAAAATCTTCTCGGAAAGCGACATCAACATTTGCGGCCAGTACCTGCAAACCAACGACAAGCTGGGCTATGTGATTTTAGATGTAGATCGCGCCTACAGCGAGATGGCACTTGAGCAATTGCGTAAAGTGACTGGCACAATTCGCTGCCGAGTATTATTTTAA
- a CDS encoding CHASE domain-containing protein, giving the protein MTARSVGYMLLAGLGYWLLGAAAGFFTIPPGYASPIWPAAGWAVICCIRFGWPALLGVFFASFYLNIQFSNASLLQPSIAWVVAGFIALGAVCQAGLASYCAKRFALSAHGDAITVNPVKLALVIGPLASLMSPTVGISTLVSFDIVPVQSASLNWLHWWIGDAIGAMAFAPFISLMSMADHWSAPRRVLVFLGFYVLLIALVSLTFVQSRTAEEQRIENVFNEQVETAHQSILKQLQAITFAGRSIASLFETFPAVEYTQFNHYAQGVYEYIPGSQGIGWVPVVADASRHTFEQAMAQALGERFEFKELYQGSMVSASTRERYYPVYYIFPFEPNRRAAGFDLGSNSERLIAIQQLISSRAEVITAPITLVQETGNQRAFLLFTPIESNNKISSFVSSVYRAEDLLLAGVPESVIDTVGIVITDVTANDDPQALYGGETGKVIYEVVRSVDFGQRTWQIRYSIGENYVAQHQTSTVWFVLIIGFIVVIVFGLFILQILNSHSLIKHEVRVKTLALEEALQVAKDANSVKTNFLACMSHELRTPLNSIIGFSVRCLKILSPSHDQKLITAITVIERNGQHLLGLINDVLDLAKVEAGKMTITKAPIDIAATMDEVVTTLQPLVDDKPIEIKVKTPPLNTILADQQRFKQIFINLGANAINFTREGRVQIDYALETTKGKQALRINVRDTGIGIAKEHVAKVFQRFEQVGEQFQPGSLGSGLGLALVHEFVTLHGGRIKVTSEVGRGSVFSVWLPIDTEAEQ; this is encoded by the coding sequence ATGACCGCCCGCTCCGTTGGTTATATGCTGCTTGCTGGGCTGGGTTACTGGCTTCTCGGTGCCGCCGCTGGCTTTTTTACAATTCCCCCTGGTTACGCCAGCCCGATTTGGCCAGCCGCAGGTTGGGCGGTAATTTGCTGTATTCGCTTTGGTTGGCCAGCACTTCTGGGCGTTTTCTTCGCATCCTTTTACCTCAATATTCAATTCTCTAATGCTTCGCTGTTACAGCCCTCGATTGCTTGGGTTGTCGCAGGGTTTATCGCGCTTGGAGCGGTGTGTCAGGCGGGGCTTGCGTCCTACTGCGCTAAGCGGTTTGCACTCTCGGCACACGGCGACGCGATAACGGTTAACCCTGTTAAGCTAGCCTTGGTCATAGGCCCCCTGGCTAGTTTGATGTCCCCTACTGTTGGTATTTCTACATTGGTATCGTTCGATATCGTCCCCGTACAATCGGCGAGCTTAAATTGGTTGCACTGGTGGATAGGTGATGCGATAGGGGCAATGGCCTTTGCCCCATTTATATCGTTAATGAGTATGGCGGACCATTGGTCTGCCCCGCGTAGGGTCCTGGTGTTTTTGGGTTTCTACGTATTATTAATTGCGCTGGTTAGTCTCACCTTTGTGCAATCGCGTACCGCTGAAGAGCAACGAATTGAAAATGTTTTTAACGAGCAAGTGGAAACGGCGCATCAGTCGATACTTAAACAGTTGCAGGCCATCACTTTTGCTGGGCGCAGTATTGCATCGCTATTTGAAACTTTTCCCGCGGTGGAATACACGCAGTTTAATCATTACGCTCAAGGTGTGTACGAGTATATTCCCGGCTCTCAAGGTATTGGCTGGGTACCGGTAGTGGCCGACGCAAGCCGTCATACTTTTGAGCAGGCCATGGCGCAAGCTTTAGGCGAGCGCTTTGAGTTCAAGGAGCTTTATCAAGGTTCGATGGTGTCGGCGAGTACTAGAGAGCGCTATTACCCTGTGTATTATATTTTCCCCTTCGAGCCAAACCGGCGCGCTGCGGGGTTTGATTTAGGTTCAAATTCTGAAAGGTTGATAGCTATTCAGCAGTTAATAAGCTCGCGCGCAGAGGTAATCACGGCGCCAATTACTTTGGTACAAGAAACCGGTAATCAGCGAGCGTTTTTGTTATTTACCCCCATAGAAAGTAACAACAAAATTTCAAGTTTTGTATCGAGCGTTTACAGGGCAGAAGATTTACTACTTGCTGGTGTACCGGAAAGTGTAATTGATACAGTTGGTATTGTGATCACTGATGTAACGGCCAATGATGACCCGCAAGCCCTCTACGGGGGTGAGACTGGCAAGGTGATCTATGAGGTGGTGCGCAGTGTTGATTTTGGTCAGCGCACTTGGCAAATACGCTATAGCATAGGCGAGAATTATGTAGCCCAGCATCAAACGTCAACCGTGTGGTTTGTATTAATTATCGGCTTTATCGTGGTTATAGTATTTGGCTTGTTTATTTTACAAATACTAAACAGTCACTCGCTAATCAAGCACGAAGTAAGGGTGAAAACCTTAGCGCTCGAAGAAGCGCTACAGGTAGCCAAAGATGCAAATAGCGTTAAAACCAATTTTCTAGCGTGCATGTCACATGAATTGCGCACTCCGCTTAATTCAATTATTGGCTTTAGTGTTCGCTGTTTAAAAATACTTTCGCCAAGCCACGATCAAAAACTAATAACGGCAATTACTGTTATTGAGCGCAATGGGCAACACTTATTGGGTTTGATTAATGATGTGTTAGATCTCGCGAAAGTTGAAGCGGGCAAGATGACAATAACCAAGGCCCCAATTGATATTGCCGCAACAATGGATGAGGTTGTAACTACGCTCCAGCCATTGGTGGACGATAAACCCATAGAGATAAAAGTTAAAACACCGCCACTAAACACAATTCTTGCCGACCAACAAAGGTTTAAGCAAATATTTATCAATTTGGGGGCGAATGCCATTAATTTTACACGTGAAGGCAGAGTACAAATTGACTACGCATTAGAAACAACTAAAGGTAAGCAAGCCTTGCGCATAAACGTGAGAGACACAGGTATTGGTATAGCTAAAGAACACGTAGCTAAAGTGTTTCAGCGCTTTGAGCAGGTGGGAGAGCAGTTTCAGCCTGGCAGCTTGGGGTCTGGATTGGGTTTAGCCCTAGTTCACGAATTTGTTACCTTGCACGGAGGCCGTATTAAAGTGACAAGTGAGGTAGGCAGGGGCTCGGTTTTTAGTGTTTGGCTGCCAATAGATACCGAGGCAGAGCAGTAA
- a CDS encoding DUF3465 domain-containing protein, whose amino-acid sequence MKKLYILTVVFLLSFGTLAFADDQRLHILFSQQQSDVQIQGAGTVVRILPDDTDGSRHQKFIVKLDSGQTLLIAHNIDLAPRVANLQEGTRIAFYGEYEWNAKGGVIHWTHKAPRNNHEHGWLKYNGVTYQ is encoded by the coding sequence TTGAAAAAACTTTACATACTAACCGTAGTTTTTCTACTAAGCTTTGGCACCCTCGCATTCGCAGATGACCAGCGTTTACACATATTATTTTCACAGCAACAATCGGATGTACAAATACAAGGCGCCGGCACCGTTGTAAGAATACTGCCCGACGATACAGATGGCAGCCGCCATCAAAAGTTTATTGTAAAACTAGACTCCGGCCAAACGTTACTAATAGCTCACAATATAGATCTAGCCCCACGTGTAGCTAATCTACAAGAAGGAACTCGCATTGCCTTTTATGGCGAATACGAGTGGAACGCCAAAGGCGGAGTAATACACTGGACCCACAAAGCCCCACGCAATAACCATGAGCACGGCTGGCTTAAATATAATGGCGTTACGTACCAATGA
- the dhbA gene encoding 2,3-dihydro-2,3-dihydroxybenzoate dehydrogenase, with the protein MTVDFVNKIALVTGAKQGIGRAVADRLMALGAQVIEWDINWPQLTENRQEVDIADEKHVASSVCPIVNRFGKIDYLVNAAGVLHTGSLLEMPFEKWQHTFNVNTFGTMHVCRYVGRAMRMSGGGSIVAVCSNAAKTPRIDMGAYAASKAATTQFIKCLGLELAEFGIRCNIVAPGSTDTPMQRALWQDESGESNTIKGNQQTFRTGIPLRRIAQPEDIANTIVYLLSDNARHITMETITVDGGATFGG; encoded by the coding sequence GTGACAGTGGATTTTGTTAATAAAATTGCGCTGGTTACCGGCGCTAAACAAGGTATTGGCCGAGCGGTAGCCGATAGGCTAATGGCACTGGGTGCACAAGTAATAGAGTGGGATATCAACTGGCCACAACTTACAGAAAATCGGCAAGAGGTAGATATTGCCGACGAGAAACACGTGGCTTCGTCGGTTTGCCCTATTGTAAATCGCTTTGGCAAAATTGATTATTTAGTCAATGCTGCAGGCGTATTGCACACAGGCAGTTTATTAGAAATGCCATTCGAAAAATGGCAACACACTTTTAATGTCAATACATTTGGTACCATGCACGTGTGCCGCTACGTTGGACGAGCGATGCGCATGAGCGGTGGTGGTAGTATTGTGGCTGTTTGTTCTAATGCGGCTAAAACACCGCGCATTGATATGGGCGCCTATGCCGCTTCTAAAGCCGCTACAACGCAATTTATTAAATGCTTAGGCTTGGAGTTGGCCGAGTTTGGTATACGCTGTAACATCGTTGCACCAGGCTCTACAGATACACCAATGCAGCGTGCGCTGTGGCAAGATGAAAGTGGCGAGAGCAATACGATTAAGGGCAACCAGCAAACCTTTCGCACAGGCATTCCTCTAAGACGCATAGCTCAGCCAGAGGACATCGCGAATACCATTGTGTATTTACTTTCAGATAACGCGCGACATATCACCATGGAAACCATTACCGTTGACGGCGGTGCGACATTTGGCGGGTAA
- the ilvA gene encoding threonine ammonia-lyase, biosynthetic — protein MPQTYLKRILDARIYDLAIETPLESVPLISIRTGNNVLLKREDLQPVFSFKIRGAYNKLRLLSEEARKVGVIAASAGNHAQGLALAAKHMGVAATIVMPRTTPAIKVDAVRRRGAKVVLMGDAYDEAAAHAKKLVEEKGLTYIHPFDDPDVIAGQGTVGMEILRQHPGDIDVVFVPVGGGGLCAGVAAYIKHVRPETKVIAVEAEDSACLKLAMDKKRRAVLPSVGIFAEGVAVAQIGKETYRVIKECIDEVITVNTDEMCAAIKDIFEDTRSIAEPAGALSLAGLKKYVARTGCVDKTLIAIDSGANTNFDRLRYISERTEFGEKREAIFAVTLPEKPGAYKKFCKDLGKRNITEFNYRYADNQQAHIFVGLQITPDKNDREDIVNTLTKGGYDVVDMTDNEVAKLHVRYMVGGHATVPDEIVYRFEFPERPGALMEFLTKIAGRWNISMFHYRNHGAAFGRVLVGMQVPKGERKDLKDLLDELNYTYWDETQNEAYSFFLG, from the coding sequence ATGCCCCAGACTTACCTTAAACGCATATTAGATGCGCGAATATACGATCTAGCCATAGAAACCCCACTAGAGTCCGTGCCGCTTATTTCTATTCGCACAGGCAACAACGTGTTGCTTAAACGCGAAGACTTGCAGCCGGTGTTCTCTTTTAAAATTCGCGGTGCCTACAACAAGTTGCGCCTATTAAGCGAAGAGGCCAGAAAGGTCGGTGTAATTGCTGCTTCTGCAGGTAACCATGCACAAGGTTTGGCTTTGGCTGCTAAGCATATGGGGGTTGCGGCCACTATTGTTATGCCGCGCACCACGCCAGCTATTAAGGTAGATGCGGTGCGCCGTCGCGGCGCCAAAGTGGTGCTAATGGGCGACGCCTACGACGAAGCTGCAGCCCATGCTAAAAAACTGGTGGAAGAGAAAGGCCTTACCTATATCCACCCGTTCGATGACCCAGACGTGATCGCGGGCCAAGGCACAGTGGGTATGGAGATATTGCGCCAGCACCCCGGCGATATAGATGTGGTGTTTGTACCTGTTGGCGGCGGCGGCTTATGTGCCGGTGTAGCGGCTTATATCAAGCACGTGCGCCCAGAAACCAAGGTCATAGCGGTGGAGGCAGAAGATTCTGCCTGTTTAAAATTGGCAATGGATAAAAAACGCCGTGCGGTGTTGCCCAGTGTGGGTATTTTTGCCGAGGGCGTGGCTGTGGCGCAAATAGGTAAAGAAACCTACCGCGTAATTAAAGAGTGCATCGACGAAGTTATAACCGTTAACACTGACGAAATGTGCGCGGCAATAAAAGATATATTCGAAGATACCCGCTCTATTGCCGAGCCTGCGGGCGCGCTTTCTCTTGCGGGCTTAAAAAAATATGTTGCGCGTACAGGCTGTGTAGATAAAACGCTAATCGCCATTGATAGCGGCGCCAACACCAACTTTGACCGTTTACGCTATATCTCTGAACGCACTGAGTTTGGCGAAAAACGCGAAGCTATATTCGCCGTTACCCTGCCAGAAAAGCCCGGCGCCTATAAAAAATTCTGTAAAGATTTGGGCAAGCGCAATATTACCGAGTTTAATTATCGCTACGCCGATAATCAGCAGGCACACATTTTTGTGGGCTTGCAAATAACGCCCGATAAAAACGACCGTGAAGACATCGTCAATACGCTTACAAAAGGCGGTTATGATGTAGTGGATATGACCGATAACGAAGTGGCCAAGTTGCACGTTCGCTATATGGTGGGCGGCCATGCAACTGTGCCAGATGAAATTGTGTATCGGTTTGAGTTCCCCGAGCGCCCAGGTGCGCTAATGGAATTCTTAACTAAAATTGCCGGGCGCTGGAATATTTCTATGTTCCATTACCGCAACCACGGTGCGGCGTTTGGCAGAGTGTTGGTGGGCATGCAGGTGCCTAAGGGCGAGCGCAAAGACTTAAAAGATTTGCTCGACGAACTTAATTACACCTATTGGGATGAGACCCAAAACGAAGCCTATTCATTTTTCTTGGGGTAG
- a CDS encoding DUF6500 family protein gives MRPSLREKIIATCNKKIDAKGENVGLSFYAFFSNKNDDPEQLMEAASWWILTHKLDHFEKAHKIKALVIAEKIK, from the coding sequence ATGCGACCAAGCCTTAGAGAAAAAATAATAGCCACTTGCAACAAAAAAATAGATGCCAAAGGCGAAAATGTGGGCCTATCTTTTTACGCATTTTTCAGCAATAAGAATGATGACCCCGAGCAGCTAATGGAAGCCGCAAGCTGGTGGATACTTACCCACAAACTTGACCACTTTGAGAAAGCCCATAAAATTAAAGCATTAGTTATTGCCGAAAAAATTAAATAA
- a CDS encoding aldo/keto reductase: MTVSRASMAEDGFEFSRLIAGFWRLKDWGMNDQEVLAFIEQCLELGITTMDHAMVYRSEEPFGRALALKPELRDRMEIVTKCGIRPVGFGKLGAKAVNHYDSSPKHIVASVEQSLRDLKTQYIDLLLIHRPDYLMEMEEIAEVFDRLESSGKVRNFGVSNFTTHQFAALQQACDHKLITNQVEFSPYNMGALDSGVFEQAQAYGTGPMLWSCLAAGQLMTGADEKAKRIMAAVNIVKEEVGASCAEQVIYAWVLGLPCNPFPLLGSSKIERIRQAASSEQYALTREQWYRIWEASNGAAVP, translated from the coding sequence ATGACTGTTTCACGCGCAAGTATGGCCGAAGACGGCTTTGAGTTTTCTCGTTTAATTGCCGGTTTTTGGCGATTAAAAGATTGGGGTATGAACGACCAAGAGGTGCTGGCGTTTATAGAGCAGTGTTTAGAGTTGGGCATTACCACTATGGATCACGCCATGGTGTATCGCAGTGAAGAGCCCTTTGGCCGAGCGCTGGCATTAAAACCCGAACTGCGCGATCGTATGGAGATAGTTACCAAATGCGGTATCAGGCCGGTAGGGTTTGGCAAGCTTGGCGCTAAGGCGGTAAACCACTACGACAGCAGCCCCAAACATATTGTGGCCAGCGTAGAGCAATCCCTACGTGATTTGAAAACACAATACATTGATTTACTGCTTATCCATCGCCCAGATTACTTGATGGAAATGGAAGAAATAGCCGAAGTGTTCGACCGTCTAGAAAGTAGTGGCAAGGTGCGCAACTTTGGCGTATCCAACTTCACCACCCACCAGTTTGCAGCCTTGCAGCAAGCTTGCGATCACAAGCTTATAACCAACCAAGTAGAGTTTTCGCCCTACAATATGGGCGCGCTAGATTCGGGCGTGTTTGAACAAGCGCAAGCGTACGGCACTGGGCCTATGTTGTGGTCCTGTTTGGCGGCGGGGCAGCTAATGACAGGCGCCGATGAAAAAGCCAAGCGCATTATGGCTGCGGTGAATATTGTTAAAGAAGAGGTTGGTGCCAGCTGTGCCGAGCAAGTTATTTATGCTTGGGTGCTAGGTTTGCCTTGTAATCCGTTCCCGCTATTGGGGTCGAGTAAAATCGAGCGTATTCGCCAAGCTGCAAGTAGCGAGCAATATGCCCTCACCCGCGAGCAGTGGTACCGAATATGGGAAGCCAGCAACGGCGCGGCAGTGCCATAG
- a CDS encoding MFS transporter, which produces MSSNYRYRNCFLLLTSTLTVMAGATIAPALPGMLSAFSGYPNAEWLVKSLVTLPALVIVLLAPLVGWVVDKSHKKLVLIISVAIYGVAGGSGYLLNESLLAIFIGRLLLGVAVAGVMVSCGALIADYFSGPERAKYMGLMAAFGSFGGVVFMGLGSVLAGFSWQLPFTIYFVALLLLPFIWFFITEPVIAQQPATEAKESGASLLAGQQADLQLPQQSPRQSPTAIKNSVLTLCCAFACIEVFALYMMPIHFPFYYSDVTNIAPIGGLPLAGMIITWMLLVMSLVSFNFAKLRRGFNYYQLQIAGLSLVALGYLFIAFKPVFSLCFFSATIAGVGLGIMRPNVVMWVMSAIPPAHRGKAMGAITSSVFIGQFISPLLTQPIVQMWGYSAVYVSVALLLFSIALVVAIGTALVSRYTAKVGV; this is translated from the coding sequence ATGAGCAGCAACTATCGTTACAGAAATTGTTTTTTACTATTAACCAGTACGCTTACGGTAATGGCCGGTGCAACTATCGCCCCAGCGTTGCCGGGTATGTTAAGCGCATTTAGCGGTTACCCCAATGCCGAGTGGTTGGTGAAGTCATTGGTCACCTTGCCGGCGCTTGTTATTGTGTTGCTTGCCCCTTTAGTGGGTTGGGTTGTAGATAAATCCCATAAAAAATTGGTGCTAATAATATCCGTTGCTATTTATGGCGTGGCAGGTGGCTCGGGTTATTTATTAAATGAAAGCCTGTTAGCCATTTTTATTGGCCGTTTATTGCTTGGTGTTGCTGTAGCGGGGGTAATGGTAAGCTGCGGTGCGCTAATTGCGGATTATTTTAGCGGCCCAGAGCGCGCAAAATATATGGGCTTAATGGCAGCCTTTGGCAGTTTTGGTGGGGTGGTGTTTATGGGGCTTGGCAGTGTGTTGGCCGGTTTTAGTTGGCAACTACCATTTACTATTTATTTTGTGGCGCTGCTGCTGCTGCCTTTTATTTGGTTTTTTATTACCGAGCCGGTTATAGCCCAGCAGCCCGCTACCGAGGCCAAAGAGAGTGGCGCATCCTTGCTGGCTGGTCAACAAGCAGATCTACAATTGCCTCAACAGTCGCCTCGACAATCGCCAACGGCTATTAAAAATAGCGTGCTTACTTTGTGCTGTGCGTTCGCCTGTATCGAAGTGTTCGCACTGTATATGATGCCTATTCACTTTCCCTTTTATTATAGCGATGTGACTAATATTGCTCCAATCGGCGGCTTACCGTTGGCGGGCATGATTATTACTTGGATGCTATTGGTTATGTCTCTGGTGTCGTTTAATTTCGCTAAGTTGCGGCGCGGGTTTAATTATTATCAGCTGCAAATTGCTGGCCTAAGTTTGGTCGCGCTTGGCTATTTGTTTATTGCTTTTAAGCCAGTATTCTCGCTTTGTTTTTTTTCCGCAACTATCGCTGGTGTCGGGTTGGGCATAATGCGCCCCAACGTGGTTATGTGGGTTATGTCTGCTATTCCGCCGGCGCATAGGGGCAAGGCGATGGGGGCGATTACCTCCAGTGTTTTTATAGGTCAATTTATATCGCCGTTGTTAACTCAGCCTATTGTACAAATGTGGGGCTACAGTGCGGTGTATGTATCGGTGGCGCTGTTGTTGTTCAGCATTGCTTTGGTTGTAGCAATTGGCACTGCGTTGGTTAGCAGGTATACCGCTAAGGTGGGCGTATAG
- the rpiA gene encoding ribose-5-phosphate isomerase RpiA, giving the protein MTQDELKQAVAQAALDYILPHLEDDMILGIGTGSTARLFIDLLAAHKGKFDGAVSSSEASSEQLKGHGIPVYDLNSVDSLPFYIDGADEANAQLHLIKGGGAALTREKIITAVADKFICIADASKDVDVLGKFPLPVEVIPMARAHVAREIVKLGGNPVHRQDCVTDNGCQILDVYDLAIHDAPALEAKLNNIAGVVTNGLFALRPADVLLLGTTNGVETRFAAKP; this is encoded by the coding sequence ATGACTCAAGACGAATTGAAACAAGCTGTTGCTCAAGCGGCGCTAGACTATATTTTACCGCACCTAGAAGACGACATGATTTTGGGCATAGGTACCGGCTCTACAGCGCGCCTTTTTATCGATTTACTTGCCGCGCACAAGGGCAAGTTTGACGGCGCGGTTTCTAGCTCAGAGGCTTCCAGCGAGCAATTAAAGGGGCACGGCATACCCGTTTACGACCTAAACAGCGTAGATAGCCTACCTTTTTATATAGATGGTGCCGACGAGGCCAACGCCCAACTGCACCTTATTAAAGGCGGTGGCGCGGCCCTTACTCGCGAAAAAATTATTACCGCCGTAGCCGACAAATTTATCTGCATTGCCGATGCCAGCAAAGATGTAGACGTATTGGGCAAGTTCCCATTACCTGTAGAAGTGATTCCAATGGCGCGCGCGCATGTTGCTAGAGAAATAGTGAAATTGGGTGGCAACCCAGTACACCGCCAAGATTGCGTTACCGATAACGGTTGTCAAATACTGGATGTATACGACCTCGCCATCCACGACGCACCAGCACTTGAAGCTAAACTAAATAACATTGCCGGTGTGGTCACCAATGGGCTATTTGCCCTCAGGCCAGCCGATGTATTGCTTTTGGGCACAACGAACGGGGTAGAAACCCGATTTGCCGCCAAGCCGTAA